From Marmota flaviventris isolate mMarFla1 chromosome X, mMarFla1.hap1, whole genome shotgun sequence, the proteins below share one genomic window:
- the Zmym3 gene encoding zinc finger MYM-type protein 3 isoform X4 codes for MDPSDFPSPFDPLTLPEKPLAGDLPVDMEFGEDLLESQTAPTRGWAPPGPSPSSGALDLLDTPAGLEKDPGVVLDGATELLGLGGLLYKAPSPPEVDHGPEGTLAWDSGDQTLEPGPGGQTPEVVPPDPGAGANPSSPEGLLEPLAPDSPITLQPPHIEEEETTSVATRRRGSPGQEEELPQGQPQSPNAPPSPSVGETLGDGINSSQTKPGGSSPPAHPSLPGDGLTGKASEKPPERKRSERVRRAEPPKPEVVDSTESIPVSDEDSDAMVDDPNDEDFVPFRPRRSPRMSLRSSVSQRAGRSSVGTKMTCAHCRTPLQKGQTAYQRKGLPQLFCSSSCLTTFSKKPSGKKTCTFCKKEIWNTRDSVVAQTGSGGSFHEFCTSVCLSLYEAQQQRPIPQSGDPADATRCSICQKTGEVLHEVSNGSVVHRLCSDSCFSKFRANKGLKTNCCDQCGAYIYTKTGSPGPELLFHEGQQKRFCNTTCLGAYKKKNTRVYPCVWCKTLCKNFEMLSHVDRNGKTSLFCSLCCTTSYKVKQAGLTGPPRPCSFCRRSLSDPCYYNKVDRTVYQFCSPSCWTKFQRTSPEGGIHLSCHYCHSLFSGKPEVLDWQEQVFQFCCRDCCEDFKRLRGVVSQCEHCRQEKLLHEKLRFSGVEKSFCSEGCVLLYKQDFTKKLGLCCITCTYCSQTCQRGVTEQLDGSTWDFCSEDCKSKYLLWYCKAARCHACKRQGKLLETIHWRGQIRHFCNQQCLLRFYSQQNQPNLDTQSGPESLLNSQSSESKPQTPSQTKVENSNTVRTPEENGNLGKIPAKTRSAPTAPTPPPPPPPPATPRKNKAAMCKPLMQNRGVSCKVEMKSKGSQTEEWKPQVIVLPIPVPIFVPVPMHLYCQKVPVPFSMPIPVPVPMFLPTTLESTDKIVETIEELKVKIPSNPLEADILAMAEMIAEAEELDKASSDLCDLVSNQSAEGLLEDCDLFGPARDDVLAMAVKMANVLDEPGQDLEADFPKNPLDINPSVDFLFDCGLVGPEDVSTEQDLPRTMRKGQKRLVLSESCSRDSMSSQPSCTGLNYSYGVNAWKCWVQSKYANGETSKGDELRFGPKPMRIKEDILACSAAELNYGLAQFVREITRPNGERYEPDSIYYLCLGIQQYLLENNRMVNIFTDLYYLTFVQELNKSLSTWQPTLLPNNTVFSRVEEEHLWECKQLGVYSPFVLLNTLMFFNTKFFGLQTAEEHMQLSFTNVVRQSRKCTTPRGTTKVVSIRYYAPVRQRKGRDTGPGKRKREDEAPILEQRENRMNPLRCPVKFYEFYLSKCPESLRTRNDVFYLQPERSCIAESPLWYSVIPMDRSMLESMLNRILAVREIYEELGRPGEEDLD; via the exons ATGGACCCCAGTGATTTCCCCAGTCCATTTGACCCATTGACCCTGCCAGAGAAGCCCCTGGCTGGAGACCTTCCAGTAGACATGGAATTTGGAGAGGATCTGCTGGAATCCCAGACTGCCCCAACTCGAGGATGGGCACCCCCTGGCCCTTCTCCATCCTCGGGAGCCCTGGACCTGCTTGATACCCCTGCTGGCCTGGAAAAAGACCCTGGAGTAGTCTTGGATGGAGCCACTGAGCTGCTGGGGCTTGGAGGGCTGCTCTATAAAGCTCCCTCCCCCCCAGAGGTGGACCATGGTCCTGAGGGGACCCTTGCTTGGGATTCAGGGGATCAGACCCTAGAGCCTGGACCAGGGGGCCAAACCCCTGAGGTGGTGCCACCtgatccaggggctggggcaaATCCCTCTTCACCAGAGGGGCTGCTAGAGCCTTTGGCTCCAGATTCTCCAATAACCCTGCAACCCCCCCATATTGAAGAGGAAGAGACAACCTCCGTAGCTACCAGGAGAAGGGGCTCCCCTGGGCAAGAGGAGGAGCTTCCCCAAGGGCAACCACAGAGCCCAAATGCCCCCCCTAGCCCTTCAGTGGGAGAGACTCTGGGGGATGGAATCAACAGTTCTCAGACCAAACCTGGGGGCTCTAGCCCCCCTGCACATCCTTCCTTGCCAG GAGATGGCCTGACTGGGAAGGCGAGTGAGAAGCCGCCTGAGAGG AAGAGAAGCGAGCGCGTTAGGAGAGCAGAGCCTCCAAAACCTGAGGTTGTGGATTCCACTGAGAGCA TTCCAGTGTCAGATGAGGATTCTGATGCCATGGTTGATGACCCCAATGATGAGGACTTTGTGCCATTCCGGCCCCGGCGCTCTCCTCGCATGTCCCTACGCTCAAGTGTGTCACAGAGGGCTGGGCGCTCTTCTGTGGGCACCAAGATGACTTGTGCACATTGCCGGACACCACTGCAGAAGGGGCAGACAGCCTATCAGCGCAAAGGGCTGCCTCAGCTCTTCTGCTCTTCATCTTGTCTCACCACTTTCTCTAAGAAACCCTCGGGCAAAAAAACCTGTACCTTCTGCAAGAA GGAGATCTGGAACACCAGGGATTCGGTCGTGGCGCAGACTGGTTCAGGAGGTTCTTTCCATGAGTTCTGCacatctgtctgtctctccctgtATGAGGCCCAGCAGCAGCGCCCAATTCCCCAATCTGGGGATCCTGCAGATGCCACTCGCTGCAGCATATGCCAGAAGACTGGAGAG GTCCTGCATGAGGTCAGCAATGGCAGCGTGGTGCATCGGCTCTGCAGCGATTCTTGCTTCTCCAAATTCCGAGCCAACAAGGGACTGAAAACCAACTGTTGTGACCAGTGTGGGGCTTATATCTACACCAAGACCGGGAGCCCTGGCCCCGAGCTCCTCTTCCACGAGGGCCAGCAAAAGCGGTTCTGCAACACAACGTGCTTGGGGGCATACAAGAAG AAAAACACACGTGTGTACCCATGTGTCTGGTGCAAGACCCTGTGTAAGAACTTTGAGATGCTATCACATGTGGATCGTAATGGCAAGACCAGCTTGTTCTGTTCCCTGTGCTGTACCACTTCTTACAAAGTGAAGCAGGCAGGGCTCACTG GCCCTCCCCGACCCTGCAGCTTCTGCCGCCGCAGCCTCTCTGACCCCTGTTACTACAACAAGGTTGACCGCACAGTCTACCAGTTCTGCAGCCCCAGCTGCTGGACCAAGTTCCAG CGCACAAGCCCTGAGGGGGGCATTCACCTGAGCTGTCACTACTGCCACAGCCTCTTCAGTGGCAAGCCTGAGGTCTTGGACTGGCAG GAGCAGGTGTTCCAGTTCTGCTGCCGTGATTGCTGTGAGGACTTCAAGCGGCTTCGGGGTGTGGTGTCCCAGTGCGAGCACTGCCGGCAGGAGAAACTCCTGCATGAGAAACTCCGATTCAGTGGAGTAGAAAAGAGCTTCTGCAGTGAAG GTTGTGTGCTGCTGTACAAACAGGACTTCACTAAGAAGCTGGGCTTGTGCTGCATCACTTGTACTTACTGCTCCCAGACCTGCCAGCGTGGAGTCACTGAGCAACTAGATGGCAGCACCTGGGACTTCTGCAGTGAGGACTGTAAAAGCAAGTACCTGCTATGGTACTGCAAG GCTGCCCGATGCCATGCCTGTAAGCGCCAGGGGAAGCTGCTGGAGACCATCCACTGGCGTGGGCAGATCCGTCATTTCTGCAACCAACAGTGTCTGCTGCGCTTCTACAGCCAGCAGAACCAACCCAACTTGGATACCCAAAGTGGGCCTGAGAGCCTCCTGAACA GTCAGTCTTCTGAGTCAAAGCCCCAGACACCCTCTCAAACCAAAGTGGAGAACAGCAACACAGTGAGGACCCCAGAGGAAAATGGGAATTTGGGCAAG ATCCCTGCAAAGACCCGATCAGCTCCAACtgctcccacccctcctccccccccaccccccccagcaACACCCCGCAAAAACAAAGCTGCCATGTGTAAACCGCTAATGCAGAACCGTGGAGTTTCCTGCAAGGTGGAGATGAAGTCCAAAGGGAGTCAAACAG AAGAGTGGAAGCCGCAGGTGATTGTGCTGCCCATTCCAGTGCCCATCTTTGTGCCAGTGCCTATGCATCTGTACTGCCAGAAAGTCCCAGTGCCTTTCTCGATGCCTATCCCA GTGCCTGTGCCCATGTTCTTGCCCACTACCTTGGAGAGCACAGACAAGATTGTGGAGACCATTGAGGAGCTGAAGGTGAAGATCCCTTCCAACCCCTTGGAGGCTGACATTCTGGCTATGGCAGAAATGATTGCAGAGGCTGAGGAGTTAGACAAGGCCTCATCTGACCTTTGTG ATCTTGTGAGCAACCAGAGCGCAGAGGGACTTCTGGAAGACTGTGACCTGTTTGGACCAGCCCGTGATGATGTCCTGGCCATGGCTGTCAAGATGGCCAATGTCTTAGATGAGCCTGGGCAAGACTTGGAGGCAGACTTCCCCAAGA ATCCTTTGGACATTAACCCCAGTGTAGACTTCCTCTTTGATTGTGGCCTAGTGGGGCCTGAGGATGTTTCTACTGAACAAGACCTTCCCCGAACCATGAGGAAG GGTCAAAAGCGACTGGTGCTTTCTGAAAGCTGTTCCCGGGACTCCATGAGTAGCCAACCTAGTTGTACTGGTCTCAATTATTCATATGGTGTCAATGCTTGGAAATGCTGGGTACAGTCAAAATACGCCAATGGAGAAACCAGCAAGGGTGATGAGTTACGCTTTGGCC CCAAACCTATGCGTATCAAAGAGGATATTCTTGCCTGCTCAGCTGCTGAGCTCAACTATGGACTAGCCCAATTTGTGAGAGAAATCACTCGACCCAACGGTGAACGATATGAACCTGACAGTATCTACTATCTATGTCTTGGAATCCAGCAG taCTTGCTGGAAAATAACCGAATGGTGAACATTTTCACGGATCTTTATTACCTGACTTTCGTTCAAGAACTCAACAAGTCTTTGAGCACCTGGCAGCCCACACTTCTCCCCAACA ATACGGTATTCTCCCGAGTAGAGGAAGAACACCTTTGGGAGTGCAAGCAGCTTGGGGTCTACTCGCCCTTTGTCCTTCTCAACACCCTCATGTTCTTCAACACTAAGTTTTTTGGGCTGCAGACAGCTGAGGAACACATGCAGCTCTCTTTCACCAATGTGGTACGACAGTCCCGCAAATGTACCACTCCTCGGGGCACCACCAAGGTGGTGAGCATCCGCTACTATGCCCCAGTCCGCCAGAGGAAAGGACGAG ACACAGGTCCTGGGAAACGAAAGAGAGAAGATGAAGCCCCTATCTTAGAGCAACGTGAGAACCGCATGAATCCCCTCCGCTGCCCTGTGAAGTTCTATGAATTCTATCTCTCAAAATG TCCTGAAAGCCTCCGAACTCGCAATGATGTGTTCTACCTGCAACCTGAACGGTCCTGCATTGCCGAGTCACCTCTCTGGTATTCTGTGATCCCTATGGACCGCAGCATGTTGGAGAGCATGCTCAATCGCATCCTGGCTGTGCGTGAGATATATGAGGAATTGGGTCGTCCTGGGGAGGAAGACCTGGACTGA
- the Zmym3 gene encoding zinc finger MYM-type protein 3 isoform X5 translates to MDPSDFPSPFDPLTLPEKPLAGDLPVDMEFGEDLLESQTAPTRGWAPPGPSPSSGALDLLDTPAGLEKDPGVVLDGATELLGLGGLLYKAPSPPEVDHGPEGTLAWDSGDQTLEPGPGGQTPEVVPPDPGAGANPSSPEGLLEPLAPDSPITLQPPHIEEEETTSVATRRRGSPGQEEELPQGQPQSPNAPPSPSVGETLGDGINSSQTKPGGSSPPAHPSLPGDGLTGKASEKPPERVQKRSERVRRAEPPKPEVVDSTESIPVSDEDSDAMVDDPNDEDFVPFRPRRSPRMSLRSSVSQRAGRSSVGTKMTCAHCRTPLQKGQTAYQRKGLPQLFCSSSCLTTFSKKPSGKKTCTFCKKEIWNTRDSVVAQTGSGGSFHEFCTSVCLSLYEAQQQRPIPQSGDPADATRCSICQKTGEDVCSWPALLPRTSPSSRQPDAQVLHEVSNGSVVHRLCSDSCFSKFRANKGLKTNCCDQCGAYIYTKTGSPGPELLFHEGQQKRFCNTTCLGAYKKKNTRVYPCVWCKTLCKNFEMLSHVDRNGKTSLFCSLCCTTSYKVKQAGLTGPPRPCSFCRRSLSDPCYYNKVDRTVYQFCSPSCWTKFQRTSPEGGIHLSCHYCHSLFSGKPEVLDWQEQVFQFCCRDCCEDFKRLRGVVSQCEHCRQEKLLHEKLRFSGVEKSFCSEGCVLLYKQDFTKKLGLCCITCTYCSQTCQRGVTEQLDGSTWDFCSEDCKSKYLLWYCKAARCHACKRQGKLLETIHWRGQIRHFCNQQCLLRFYSQQNQPNLDTQSGPESLLNSQSSESKPQTPSQTKVENSNTVRTPEENGNLGKIPAKTRSAPTAPTPPPPPPPPATPRKNKAAMCKPLMQNRGVSCKVEMKSKGSQTAEEWKPQVIVLPIPVPIFVPVPMHLYCQKVPVPFSMPIPVPVPMFLPTTLESTDKIVETIEELKVKIPSNPLEADILAMAEMIAEAEELDKASSDLCDLVSNQSAEGLLEDCDLFGPARDDVLAMAVKMANVLDEPGQDLEADFPKNPLDINPSVDFLFDCGLVGPEDVSTEQDLPRTMRKGQKRLVLSESCSRDSMSSQPSCTGLNYSYGVNAWKCWVQSKYANGETSKGDELRFGPKPMRIKEDILACSAAELNYGLAQFVREITRPNGERYEPDSIYYLCLGIQQYLLENNRMVNIFTDLYYLTFVQELNKSLSTWQPTLLPNNTVFSRVEEEHLWECKQLGVYSPFVLLNTLMFFNTKFFGLQTAEEHMQLSFTNVVRQSRKCTTPRGTTKVVSIRYYAPVRQRKGRDTGPGKRKREDEAPILEQRENRMNPLRCPVKFYEFYLSKCPESLRTRNDVFYLQPERSCIAESPLWYSVIPMDRSMLESMLNRILAVREIYEELGRPGEEDLD, encoded by the exons ATGGACCCCAGTGATTTCCCCAGTCCATTTGACCCATTGACCCTGCCAGAGAAGCCCCTGGCTGGAGACCTTCCAGTAGACATGGAATTTGGAGAGGATCTGCTGGAATCCCAGACTGCCCCAACTCGAGGATGGGCACCCCCTGGCCCTTCTCCATCCTCGGGAGCCCTGGACCTGCTTGATACCCCTGCTGGCCTGGAAAAAGACCCTGGAGTAGTCTTGGATGGAGCCACTGAGCTGCTGGGGCTTGGAGGGCTGCTCTATAAAGCTCCCTCCCCCCCAGAGGTGGACCATGGTCCTGAGGGGACCCTTGCTTGGGATTCAGGGGATCAGACCCTAGAGCCTGGACCAGGGGGCCAAACCCCTGAGGTGGTGCCACCtgatccaggggctggggcaaATCCCTCTTCACCAGAGGGGCTGCTAGAGCCTTTGGCTCCAGATTCTCCAATAACCCTGCAACCCCCCCATATTGAAGAGGAAGAGACAACCTCCGTAGCTACCAGGAGAAGGGGCTCCCCTGGGCAAGAGGAGGAGCTTCCCCAAGGGCAACCACAGAGCCCAAATGCCCCCCCTAGCCCTTCAGTGGGAGAGACTCTGGGGGATGGAATCAACAGTTCTCAGACCAAACCTGGGGGCTCTAGCCCCCCTGCACATCCTTCCTTGCCAG GAGATGGCCTGACTGGGAAGGCGAGTGAGAAGCCGCCTGAGAGG GTACAGAAGAGAAGCGAGCGCGTTAGGAGAGCAGAGCCTCCAAAACCTGAGGTTGTGGATTCCACTGAGAGCA TTCCAGTGTCAGATGAGGATTCTGATGCCATGGTTGATGACCCCAATGATGAGGACTTTGTGCCATTCCGGCCCCGGCGCTCTCCTCGCATGTCCCTACGCTCAAGTGTGTCACAGAGGGCTGGGCGCTCTTCTGTGGGCACCAAGATGACTTGTGCACATTGCCGGACACCACTGCAGAAGGGGCAGACAGCCTATCAGCGCAAAGGGCTGCCTCAGCTCTTCTGCTCTTCATCTTGTCTCACCACTTTCTCTAAGAAACCCTCGGGCAAAAAAACCTGTACCTTCTGCAAGAA GGAGATCTGGAACACCAGGGATTCGGTCGTGGCGCAGACTGGTTCAGGAGGTTCTTTCCATGAGTTCTGCacatctgtctgtctctccctgtATGAGGCCCAGCAGCAGCGCCCAATTCCCCAATCTGGGGATCCTGCAGATGCCACTCGCTGCAGCATATGCCAGAAGACTGGAGAG GATGTATGCAGCTGGCCGGCCTTGCTTCCCAGGACCTCACCATCAAGTCGGCAGCCTGATGCACAG GTCCTGCATGAGGTCAGCAATGGCAGCGTGGTGCATCGGCTCTGCAGCGATTCTTGCTTCTCCAAATTCCGAGCCAACAAGGGACTGAAAACCAACTGTTGTGACCAGTGTGGGGCTTATATCTACACCAAGACCGGGAGCCCTGGCCCCGAGCTCCTCTTCCACGAGGGCCAGCAAAAGCGGTTCTGCAACACAACGTGCTTGGGGGCATACAAGAAG AAAAACACACGTGTGTACCCATGTGTCTGGTGCAAGACCCTGTGTAAGAACTTTGAGATGCTATCACATGTGGATCGTAATGGCAAGACCAGCTTGTTCTGTTCCCTGTGCTGTACCACTTCTTACAAAGTGAAGCAGGCAGGGCTCACTG GCCCTCCCCGACCCTGCAGCTTCTGCCGCCGCAGCCTCTCTGACCCCTGTTACTACAACAAGGTTGACCGCACAGTCTACCAGTTCTGCAGCCCCAGCTGCTGGACCAAGTTCCAG CGCACAAGCCCTGAGGGGGGCATTCACCTGAGCTGTCACTACTGCCACAGCCTCTTCAGTGGCAAGCCTGAGGTCTTGGACTGGCAG GAGCAGGTGTTCCAGTTCTGCTGCCGTGATTGCTGTGAGGACTTCAAGCGGCTTCGGGGTGTGGTGTCCCAGTGCGAGCACTGCCGGCAGGAGAAACTCCTGCATGAGAAACTCCGATTCAGTGGAGTAGAAAAGAGCTTCTGCAGTGAAG GTTGTGTGCTGCTGTACAAACAGGACTTCACTAAGAAGCTGGGCTTGTGCTGCATCACTTGTACTTACTGCTCCCAGACCTGCCAGCGTGGAGTCACTGAGCAACTAGATGGCAGCACCTGGGACTTCTGCAGTGAGGACTGTAAAAGCAAGTACCTGCTATGGTACTGCAAG GCTGCCCGATGCCATGCCTGTAAGCGCCAGGGGAAGCTGCTGGAGACCATCCACTGGCGTGGGCAGATCCGTCATTTCTGCAACCAACAGTGTCTGCTGCGCTTCTACAGCCAGCAGAACCAACCCAACTTGGATACCCAAAGTGGGCCTGAGAGCCTCCTGAACA GTCAGTCTTCTGAGTCAAAGCCCCAGACACCCTCTCAAACCAAAGTGGAGAACAGCAACACAGTGAGGACCCCAGAGGAAAATGGGAATTTGGGCAAG ATCCCTGCAAAGACCCGATCAGCTCCAACtgctcccacccctcctccccccccaccccccccagcaACACCCCGCAAAAACAAAGCTGCCATGTGTAAACCGCTAATGCAGAACCGTGGAGTTTCCTGCAAGGTGGAGATGAAGTCCAAAGGGAGTCAAACAG CAGAAGAGTGGAAGCCGCAGGTGATTGTGCTGCCCATTCCAGTGCCCATCTTTGTGCCAGTGCCTATGCATCTGTACTGCCAGAAAGTCCCAGTGCCTTTCTCGATGCCTATCCCA GTGCCTGTGCCCATGTTCTTGCCCACTACCTTGGAGAGCACAGACAAGATTGTGGAGACCATTGAGGAGCTGAAGGTGAAGATCCCTTCCAACCCCTTGGAGGCTGACATTCTGGCTATGGCAGAAATGATTGCAGAGGCTGAGGAGTTAGACAAGGCCTCATCTGACCTTTGTG ATCTTGTGAGCAACCAGAGCGCAGAGGGACTTCTGGAAGACTGTGACCTGTTTGGACCAGCCCGTGATGATGTCCTGGCCATGGCTGTCAAGATGGCCAATGTCTTAGATGAGCCTGGGCAAGACTTGGAGGCAGACTTCCCCAAGA ATCCTTTGGACATTAACCCCAGTGTAGACTTCCTCTTTGATTGTGGCCTAGTGGGGCCTGAGGATGTTTCTACTGAACAAGACCTTCCCCGAACCATGAGGAAG GGTCAAAAGCGACTGGTGCTTTCTGAAAGCTGTTCCCGGGACTCCATGAGTAGCCAACCTAGTTGTACTGGTCTCAATTATTCATATGGTGTCAATGCTTGGAAATGCTGGGTACAGTCAAAATACGCCAATGGAGAAACCAGCAAGGGTGATGAGTTACGCTTTGGCC CCAAACCTATGCGTATCAAAGAGGATATTCTTGCCTGCTCAGCTGCTGAGCTCAACTATGGACTAGCCCAATTTGTGAGAGAAATCACTCGACCCAACGGTGAACGATATGAACCTGACAGTATCTACTATCTATGTCTTGGAATCCAGCAG taCTTGCTGGAAAATAACCGAATGGTGAACATTTTCACGGATCTTTATTACCTGACTTTCGTTCAAGAACTCAACAAGTCTTTGAGCACCTGGCAGCCCACACTTCTCCCCAACA ATACGGTATTCTCCCGAGTAGAGGAAGAACACCTTTGGGAGTGCAAGCAGCTTGGGGTCTACTCGCCCTTTGTCCTTCTCAACACCCTCATGTTCTTCAACACTAAGTTTTTTGGGCTGCAGACAGCTGAGGAACACATGCAGCTCTCTTTCACCAATGTGGTACGACAGTCCCGCAAATGTACCACTCCTCGGGGCACCACCAAGGTGGTGAGCATCCGCTACTATGCCCCAGTCCGCCAGAGGAAAGGACGAG ACACAGGTCCTGGGAAACGAAAGAGAGAAGATGAAGCCCCTATCTTAGAGCAACGTGAGAACCGCATGAATCCCCTCCGCTGCCCTGTGAAGTTCTATGAATTCTATCTCTCAAAATG TCCTGAAAGCCTCCGAACTCGCAATGATGTGTTCTACCTGCAACCTGAACGGTCCTGCATTGCCGAGTCACCTCTCTGGTATTCTGTGATCCCTATGGACCGCAGCATGTTGGAGAGCATGCTCAATCGCATCCTGGCTGTGCGTGAGATATATGAGGAATTGGGTCGTCCTGGGGAGGAAGACCTGGACTGA